One part of the Astatotilapia calliptera unplaced genomic scaffold, fAstCal1.2 U_scaffold_17, whole genome shotgun sequence genome encodes these proteins:
- the LOC113017634 gene encoding sialoadhesin-like yields the protein NCIPAGLRYSLVRQSLSDVRFREVEILYNSQGCNSSGVEVRNRITVKLQHSWSQIFTGETITLRCEIQGGEGKVWKYEWTAPNTNSPPTSSEYRISRVSVSHSGDYRCRGSSDYLLTGWSDAFRLTVSSSKPRATLTAQRSIIPAGGSVTLSCSVEGSAGWKFDWFRRDSVSSKAQLMRANEANRVISVSQGGLYHCRGGRGDPVYYTEDSSDVTVTETLPSKPTVTLQPSWTQIYSGETVTVRCEIQGGEGAQWTYEWRAAKLNTPPTSNEYRIIRATESDSGGYSCRGRRDYFFSEWSDIITLTVSYKPKAKLRADNTAVPVGGSVTLTCSVSPSSSSGWKYYWYRDEKSSEALTTQDAVFHSNGQISVSQEGLYRCRGGRGNPVYYTEDSQSVRIWKNVPNRPVVTLYPNWSEIYGGETITVRCEIHGGDTEWDYEWETNSMIKAPNQSEYRIRSASSSNSGNYRCKGRMKSSQHETTEWSHSVTLKVSDNEPRPVLTVSPSWLSPGASVTLNCEVEHPSAGWSFYWYKAVPDLSEKSSSYELLPDGSGTAQDSYIIHGQTHTAGYVCRAGRGDPEYHTDHSRPKFVWSADVHSAASLTVSPDRVQHFTSDSVSLTCDGNFPEWRVRKFSEDGRLSDCRRMTGSTCDINTSKSDTAVYWCESGSGEFSSAVNITVQNDGNGPILVSPVHPVTEGASVSLTCSLRTQQILSNVFFYHNDKLIENDPRGELKISAVSKSDEGFYKCQYSGRESAQSWMSVKVAVSTPESSKFSLLMIFRLILGFIFIFLPFLLFCCRRSKCAANEQTLDEDENQQEVYSSLLHGDRCVYEAVRRCENTENGPAEGDYTNVTSVIQLEVINKTRQSGDPEESSDYNDVNPNSATALKS from the exons AACTGCATCCCAGCTGGTCTCAGATATTCACTGGTGAGACAATCACtctcagatgtgagattcagggaggtggAAATTTTATATAACTCTCAAGGCTGCAACAGCAGTGGTGTGGAAG ttcGTAACAGGATCACAGTGAAACTGCAGCACAGCTGGTCTCAGATATTCACTGGTGAGACAATCACtctcagatgtgagattcagggaggtgaaggaaaGGTGTGGAAATATGAATGGACAGCACCCAACACAAACAGCCCTCCAACATCCAGTGAATACAGGATCAGCAGAGTTTCAGTGTCCCACAGTGGAGACTACAGATGTCGGGGTAGCAGTGACTATCTCTTAACAGGATGGAGTGATGCCTTCAGACTGACAGTTTCAT CAAGTAAACCCagagccacactgacagcacaacGTTCAAtcataccagcagggggcagtgtgacactgagctgctctgtggagggctCTGCTGGCTGGAAGTTTGACTGGTTCAGACGTGATTCAGTCTCTTCTAAAGCTCAGCTCATGAGAGCAAATGAAGCAAACAGAGTTATTAGTGTCTCACAAGGAGGTCTGTAccactgcagaggagggagaggagatccagtttactacacagaggacagcagtGACGTCACAGTTACAGAAACTC TTCCCAGtaagcccactgtgaccctgcagccatcctggactcagatatacagcggtgagacagtcactgtcagatgtgagattcagggaggtgaaggagctcagtggacgtatgaatggagagcagccaagttaaacacacctccaacatccaatgaatacagaatcatcagagctactgagtctgacagtggaggatacagCTGCCGGGGCAGGAGGGACTATTTCTTCTCAGAGTGGAGTGATATCATCACACTGACTGTATCAT ataaaccaaaggccaaactgagagctgataacacagctgttccagtagggggcagtgtgaccctgacctgctctgtgagcccatcatcatcatctggatggaaaTACTACTGGTACAGAGATGAGAAATCCTCTGAAGCCCTGACCACACAAGATGCAGTTTTCCACTCAAATGGACAAATCAGTGTCTCACAGGAAGGACTCTacaggtgcagaggaggaagaggaaacccagtttactacacagaggacagccaGTCAGTCAGGATTTGGAAAAATG TCCCAAACAGGCCTGTTGTGACTCTGTATCCAAACTGGTCTGAGATATACGGAGGAGAGAcgatcactgtcagatgtgagatccATGGAGGAGACACTGAGTGGGATTATGAGTGGGAAACAAACAGCATGATAAAAGCTCCAAATCAAAGTGAATACAGGATTAGATCTGCTTCATCATCCAACAGTGGAAACTATCGCTGTAAGGGCAGAATGAAAAGTTCACAGCATGAAACAACAGAGTGGAGTCATTCAGTCACACTGAAAGTTTCTGACA ATGAACCCCGTCCTGTCCTCACTGTGTCTCCATCATGGCTGAGTCCTGGAGCCTCAGTAACTCTGAACTGTGAGGTTGAACATCCGTCTGCAGGATGGAGCTTCTACTGGTATAAAGCTGTTCCTGATCTATCAGAGAAATCCTCCAGTTATGAGCTGCTACCTGATGGCAGTGGGACTGCACAGGACTCCTACATCATtcatggacagacacacacagcaggatatgtgtgcagagctggaagaggagacccagagtatcacactgatcacagtcgACCAAAGTTTGTTTGGTCTGCAG ATGTTCATTCAGCAGCGTCTCTCACAGTGAGTCCTGACAGAGTGCAACACTTCACCTCTGACTCTGTCTCACTGACCTGTGACGGAAACTTCCCTGAGTGGAGAGTGAGGAAGTTCTCTGAGGACGGCCGACTCTCTGACTGTAGGAGAATGACTGGATCCACATGTGACATCAACACATCAAAGTCAGATACTGCagtgtactggtgtgagtctggatcaggagagttcagcagtgcagtcaacatcactgtacaGA ATGATGGTAATGGTCCTATCCTGGTGAGTCCTGTTCATCCTGTGACTGAGGGAGCTTCTGTTAGTCTGACCTGCAGCTTGAGAACACAACAAATACtttccaatgtgtttttctatcacaaTGACAAACTTATTGAAAATGATCCCCGAGGGGAGCTGAAGATCTCTGCAGTGTCAAAGTCTGATGAAGGTTTCTACAAGTGTCAGTACTCAGGAagagagtcagcacagagctggATGTCAGTTAAAG tagctgtgtccacacCTGAGAGCTCTAAATTTTCTCTTCTGATGATCTTTAGATTAATTCTTggattcatatttattttccttccaTTCCTGTTGTTTTGCTGCAGACGGTCCAAAT GTGCTGCTAATGAGCAGACGCTCGATGAGGATGAAAATCAGCAGGAAGTGTACTCCTCTCTTCTTCATG gtgatcGTTGTGTCTATGAGGCAGTCAGAAgatgtgaaaacactgaaaatg GTCCAGCAGAAGGTGATTACACCAATGTCACATCTGTGATTCAGCTCGAAGTCATTAACAAGACAA GGCAAAGTGGTGACCCAGAGGAGAGCTCTGACTACAATGATGTCAATCCAAATTCAGCCACAGCTCTAAAATCTTAA